Proteins encoded together in one Triticum dicoccoides isolate Atlit2015 ecotype Zavitan chromosome 7B, WEW_v2.0, whole genome shotgun sequence window:
- the LOC119342054 gene encoding uncharacterized protein LOC119342054 has translation MAAAGKAKEADAARCRRHPSHRHAAGVCPFCLSDRLSRLSAAAGAADAASEPSSASSSGAASVASAQTAPPCREARRARLGMLMRQEDPEAAAGTRHGKQDAAGADYEEKKKPAKRGNFWTRLHQASWYRRDGCSMASVKKSAAAPPHKRAASLF, from the coding sequence ATGGCCGCGGCGGGCAAGGCCAAGGAGGCGGACGCGGCGCGGTGCAGGAGGCACCCGAGCCACCGGCACGCGGCGGGCGTGTGCCCCTTCTGCCTCAGCGACCGCCTCTCGCGCCTCTCCGCCGCCGCAGGAGCCGCCGACGCCGCCTCCGAACCGTCGTCGGCGTCCTCGTCCGGGGCGGCGAGCGTCGCGTCGGCCCAGACGGCGCCGCCCTGCCGCGAGGCGCGCCGGGCGAGGCTGGGCATGCTGATGCGGCAGGAGGACCCGGAGGCGGCCGCGGGCACTCGTCACGGCAAGCAGGATGCGGCGGGGGCAGACtacgaggagaagaagaagccggCGAAGAGGGGCAACTTCTGGACTCGGCTGCATCAGGCGAGCTGGTACAGGAGGGACGGCTGCTCGATGGCGTCCGTGAAGAagagcgccgccgcgccgccgcacaaGCGGGCGGCGTCGCTGTTCTGA